One Paroedura picta isolate Pp20150507F chromosome 3, Ppicta_v3.0, whole genome shotgun sequence genomic window carries:
- the KCTD6 gene encoding BTB/POZ domain-containing protein KCTD6, translating into MDNGDWGYIMTDPVTLNVGGHLYTTSLTTLTRYPDSMLGAMFRGGFPTARDSQGNYFIDRDGPLFRYVLNFLRTSELTLPLDFKEFDLLRKEADFYQIEPLIQCLNDPKPLYPVDTFEEVVELSSTRKLSKYSNPVAVIITQLTITTKVHSLLEGISNHFTKWNKHMMDTRDCQVSFTFGPCDYHQEVSLRVHLMEYITKQGFTIRNTRVHHMSERANENTVEHNWTFCRLARKTDD; encoded by the exons ATGGATAATGGAGACTGGGGATATATA ATGACTGATCCAGTCACTCTAAATGTGGGCGGACACCTATATACGACGTCACTCACCACGCTCACGAGATACCCGGATTCAATGCTGGGAGccatgttcaggggtggtttcccTACCGCCAGAGACTCTCAAGGCAATTACTTCATCGACCGGGATGGGCCGCTGTTCCGGTACGTTCTTAACTTTTTACGGACCTCGGAGCTGACTTTGCCTCTGGACTTCAAAGAGTTTGACCTGCTTCGGAAAGAAGCAGATTTTTATCAGATTGAACCCTTAATCCAATGTCTTAACGACCCCAAGCCTTTGTATCCTGTGGATACATTCGAGGAGGTGGTGGAGCTGTCCAGCACACGCAAGCTCTCCAAATACTCCAACCCCGTGGCAGTGATCATAACTCAGCTGACCATCACGACCAAGGTCCACTCGTTGCTGGAAGGCATTTCCAACCATTTTACCAAGTGGAACAAGCACATGATGGACACGAGAGACTGTCAGGTTTCTTTCACTTTCGGGCCCTGCGATTACCACCAAGAAGTCTCTCTCAGGGTTCATCTGATGGAGTACATCACAAAGCAAGGCTTCACGATCCGAAATACAAGGGTCCACCACATGAGCGAACGAGCCAATGAAAACACAGTTGAACACAATTGGACTTTCTGCAGACTGGCTCGGAAAACAGATGACTGa